DNA sequence from the Nocardioides jiangxiensis genome:
CTCGTTCACCGCGTCACCGATGACGGTGTACTCGTAGCGGTCGGCGGAGCCCACGTTGCCGCAGACGACGGGGCCGCCGGAGACGCCCACTCCGGCGGCGATCTCGGGGACCTCCTGCCGGAGCCGGTCGGCGAGGACGCGGGCTGCGGCGAGCGCCTTGGCGTCGCGGTCCTCGACCGCCACCGGTGCGCCCCAGATCGCGAGCGCCGCGTCGCCCTCGAACTTGTTGATCCAGCCGTCGTGCTGGTGCACGACGTCGATGACCGTGTCGAAGAACCGGTTGAGGAGGCCGACGACCTCGGTCGGGTCGAGCTCGGTGGCCATCGTCGTGGAACCCATGACGTCGACGAAGAGGACGGTCACCTCGCGCACCTCGCCACCGAGCTGCACGCCCTTGGCGAGGGCCTCCCGCGCGACGTCGACACCGACGTGGCGGCCGAAGAGGTCGCGCAGCTGCTCCCGCTCGCGCAGGCCTGCGACCATGTCGTTGAACCCGGCCTGCAGCTCGCCGATCTCGGTGCCGTCGTCGATGGCGACCCAGGTGTCCAGCTTGCCGCGGCCCACGCGCAGGAAGCCCCTGCGCAGCGCGCGGATGGGATCGGCGGTCGCTCGGGCGGCGAGGAAGGTCACGAGTCCGCCGACCAGGACGATCACCGCGCCGAGCGAGATCATCGTCGCCCCGAGCTGGGCGTACGACGTGGCGTCGGCGCCGAGCACGATCGCGGTGAGCCCGGCGAGCATCAGGCCGATCGCGGCAGCACCGGTGCCGAGCAGCCAGGCCATCGTCACCCGCACCGAGACGTGCCCGACCTTGTGGTGGGCCGGCAGTCCGGTCTCGAGGGCCGCGCGGGTGATCGGCCGGATCCGGCGTTCGACGATGAGGAAGGAGAGCGACGCCACCGTGATGCCGGTGATCGCGACGATCACCACGATGAGGCCTGCCCGGCCGGCGTTGGAGGGGACGTTGACGACACCGAAGAGCGCGGAGGCGAAGCCCCACAGGGTCAGGTGCATCCACGCGTAGAACTGCGGCGTCCTGAGCAGTGC
Encoded proteins:
- a CDS encoding adenylate/guanylate cyclase domain-containing protein, which translates into the protein MARAPRRRAIRFVIAVLLTVTNLGGAAVVFTLAAFVVPLPGGDETRVRLLNLAVLAAYVPTAVVVGTIWGVRRQRRLDTWLVERRPATDREKRALLRTPQFYAWMHLTLWGFASALFGVVNVPSNAGRAGLIVVIVAITGITVASLSFLIVERRIRPITRAALETGLPAHHKVGHVSVRVTMAWLLGTGAAAIGLMLAGLTAIVLGADATSYAQLGATMISLGAVIVLVGGLVTFLAARATADPIRALRRGFLRVGRGKLDTWVAIDDGTEIGELQAGFNDMVAGLREREQLRDLFGRHVGVDVAREALAKGVQLGGEVREVTVLFVDVMGSTTMATELDPTEVVGLLNRFFDTVIDVVHQHDGWINKFEGDAALAIWGAPVAVEDRDAKALAAARVLADRLRQEVPEIAAGVGVSGGPVVCGNVGSADRYEYTVIGDAVNEAARLTSVAKEHPERCVANAALLAAAATERDHWLEREPVVLRGRGVETRVAVPKA